The sequence below is a genomic window from Geitlerinema sp. PCC 9228.
TCCCTGTAGCGAACAAATGCCCTTGGGGATGAAACGCGGCGGCAAACACGTAGCTGTTGTGACCGGATAAGGTAGCCTGCACAGTTGGTTCGGCTGCCGACATATCCCAAATTTTGCTCGTTTTATCCACGCTGGCACTAGCTAGCCACCGACCATCGGGAGAAAAAGCAATACCGCGAACGCCATCGGTATGTTCGGCGAGGGTATGGACGAGTTCTCCGGTTTGGGTGTGCCATAATTTTACCGTAGCGTCTAAGCTCGCACTAGCCAACAAGTCCCGATGTGGATGGAAACAAATATCTTCAATGGGATTTTGGTGACCGGAAAGGGTTGCCGTGGCTTCGCCAGTTTCTAAATTCCACAATTTCACCGTTAAATCCCAGCTACCACTAGCGAGCATTTGACCGTCAGCGGAACAAGCCACCGAAACAATGGGTTGGCGGTGACCGGTGAAAGTTGCTTGCAGTTCGCCGGTTTTGAGTTCGGTGAGTTTGATGGTTTTATCCCAGCTACCGGTGACCAGGAATTTTCCTTGAGGGTGAAATGCGATCGCTTCTACAGGTTTTTGGTGAACGGCTAGGGTGGCAATTTCCTCTCCCGACTCCGTTTCCCACTCCCAAACCTTGACTCTACCTTCAGAATCGCTACTGGCAATGCAGTCACCCTGAGGAGAAAAAGCAACGGCATTGACGAAATCGTCGTGACCCACCAAAATCGGACCTTCTTCAAAGGTTTCTGATGGCGTCGTTGGTAGTTGCCACAATTGTACCGTGCCGTCGATGCTGCTACTTGCCAGCCACCGACCATCGGGACTGAAATCTAAGGAGACAACAGCGGCTGAGTGTGCTTCTAAGGTATGCTGGCACGGCCAGGTGTTTTGGATCTGGTTCATTGTTTATATTTTGTTATAAAATGGTTCCCCCTAAAATCCTATACTAAGCTGAGAGCCAACGAGATTGCAGGTGGGAAGATAATGGCTACCAACTTGGAATTTGACTTTGAAGACGAACAGTTTAACGCGCCCCCATCAGCGGTGTTGCCTTGGTGCCAAATGATTAACCCTGTGGTGCGTCATGGGGAAATTCAACCTTACGGATTAGCGATTTCCGAAGAGAATAAGAAAGCGGCTCGGGTGAAGCTAACAGACGAATGGGAAGAAGTGGAGTACGAATTTAGCTCTGGGGAAGTTGTCAAACTGCACATGACCACAACGCCGCGTTTGTTGGTTTTGCATCGCGGACCCATTTCCCTGAAAGAACGGGAAACTGGCATGACCGTGGGGCGCTTATCAGACCATTATGAAGATTTTCTTGCCGATCGCCAACGGTTTAAACCGTTTACCCGCTATTTAATTTTTCTGGTGGGAGAAAACAAAG
It includes:
- a CDS encoding WD40 repeat domain-containing protein; translated protein: MNQIQNTWPCQHTLEAHSAAVVSLDFSPDGRWLASSSIDGTVQLWQLPTTPSETFEEGPILVGHDDFVNAVAFSPQGDCIASSDSEGRVKVWEWETESGEEIATLAVHQKPVEAIAFHPQGKFLVTGSWDKTIKLTELKTGELQATFTGHRQPIVSVACSADGQMLASGSWDLTVKLWNLETGEATATLSGHQNPIEDICFHPHRDLLASASLDATVKLWHTQTGELVHTLAEHTDGVRGIAFSPDGRWLASASVDKTSKIWDMSAAEPTVQATLSGHNSYVFAAAFHPQGHLFATGSDDNLVKLWQLV